A genomic window from Klebsiella quasipneumoniae subsp. quasipneumoniae includes:
- the rcsD gene encoding phosphotransferase RcsD, with protein sequence MTPKKFSLIPGNISRFFILMVIVLLATMGVMIQSAVNAWLKEKSYQVVDVSHALHQRIDTWRYATWQIYDNIAATSSNTASGGLQETRLKQDVYYLEKPRRKTEALIFGSHDSSTLEMTQKMSDYLDILWGAETIPWSMYYLNGLDNSLILISTLPLKDLSSSFKESTISSVVESRRAEMLLQANTLDERETFSPLRHLAWQNAHYFTLRTTFNQPGHLATVVAFDLPINDLIPPGMALDSFRIEPDPSQNVAASPEKEASDHIGITFNGMQIDIATDISTTGMQVLWTVPMSTMLLESLQNILLPLLLNIGLLALALFGFTAFRHYKGRSSASGAGLPSAANSELRLLRAINEEIVSLLPLGLLVHDQEANRTVISNPIADHLLPHLNLQNITNMADQHQGVIQATVNNEQYEIRQYRSQVAPRTQILIIRDQDREVLVNKKLKQAQRLYEKNQQGRAAFMQHIGSALKQPALNLAAEAAALDGAENLTLAQHADELVTLIDDIQLANLLESDAWKTSQSLFSVQELIDDVVPEVLPAMKRKGLQLLINNALPAGEQRYGDREALRRTLVLLIQYSVTTTPIGKITLDVCQEESASDRLTFRILDTGNGVSANEIDNMHFPYLNETQSDLYGKANALTFWLCDRMTRKLGGQLTIKARESLGTRYSLHLKMPASEEAPEAGEHLLDDVIVLLDVTSSEVRRIVTRQLESWGASCITPDDRATSQAFDLYLTDNPSNLTASGLLLSDDEVGIRKIGPGQLRVNFNISTAMQEAILQLIEQQLAEEAVQPATSGNESNAELHASGYYALFADTVPDDVQRLYTEIEAGDFAALAQTAHRLKGAFAMLNLIPGKQLCETLEHLIREKDAQGIEKYISDIDAYVKSLL encoded by the coding sequence ATGACCCCGAAAAAATTCTCTCTGATCCCCGGCAACATCAGCCGCTTCTTCATTTTGATGGTTATTGTCCTGCTGGCGACGATGGGGGTGATGATTCAAAGCGCCGTCAATGCCTGGCTGAAAGAGAAGAGCTATCAGGTGGTTGATGTCTCTCATGCCCTGCACCAGCGCATTGATACCTGGCGCTATGCCACCTGGCAAATCTACGACAATATCGCCGCCACCTCTTCCAACACCGCCAGCGGCGGCCTGCAGGAGACGCGTTTAAAGCAGGACGTGTACTATCTGGAGAAGCCCCGACGTAAAACCGAAGCCCTGATCTTTGGCTCCCACGACAGCTCGACCCTCGAGATGACGCAGAAAATGTCCGATTATCTGGATATTTTGTGGGGCGCGGAGACCATTCCGTGGTCGATGTACTATCTCAATGGTCTGGATAATAGCCTGATTCTCATCTCCACCCTGCCGTTGAAGGACCTCTCCTCAAGCTTTAAAGAGTCAACCATCAGCAGCGTGGTGGAATCACGGCGCGCGGAAATGCTGCTGCAGGCCAATACCCTTGATGAGCGCGAGACCTTCTCGCCGCTGCGCCATCTTGCCTGGCAGAACGCGCACTACTTTACGTTACGTACTACCTTCAATCAGCCAGGACACCTGGCGACAGTGGTCGCCTTCGACCTGCCGATTAACGATCTGATCCCGCCGGGCATGGCGCTGGACAGCTTCCGTATCGAGCCTGATCCCTCGCAAAATGTTGCCGCCAGCCCCGAGAAAGAGGCTAGCGATCATATCGGGATCACCTTCAACGGCATGCAGATTGACATCGCCACCGACATCAGCACCACCGGTATGCAGGTGCTGTGGACGGTCCCGATGAGCACCATGCTGCTGGAGTCCCTGCAGAACATTCTTCTGCCGCTGCTGCTTAACATTGGCCTGCTGGCGCTGGCCCTGTTCGGTTTCACCGCCTTTCGGCATTATAAAGGACGCAGCAGCGCCTCGGGCGCCGGGCTCCCCTCCGCCGCCAATAGCGAACTGCGTTTACTGCGCGCCATTAATGAAGAAATTGTGTCTTTGCTGCCGCTGGGTCTGCTCGTCCACGATCAGGAAGCCAACCGAACGGTGATCAGCAACCCGATTGCCGACCATCTGCTTCCGCACCTGAACCTGCAGAACATCACCAACATGGCGGATCAGCATCAGGGGGTGATCCAGGCCACCGTCAACAACGAACAGTATGAGATCCGCCAGTATCGCAGCCAGGTAGCGCCGCGCACGCAGATCCTGATTATCCGAGACCAGGACCGCGAAGTGCTGGTCAATAAAAAGCTCAAACAGGCCCAGCGCTTGTATGAGAAAAACCAGCAGGGCCGGGCGGCCTTTATGCAGCATATCGGCAGCGCCCTGAAGCAGCCCGCCCTGAACCTGGCGGCCGAGGCAGCGGCGCTCGACGGCGCGGAGAACCTGACGCTGGCGCAGCATGCCGATGAGCTGGTCACACTGATCGATGACATTCAGCTGGCTAACCTGCTGGAAAGCGATGCCTGGAAAACCAGCCAGTCGCTGTTCTCGGTGCAGGAGCTGATCGACGACGTCGTACCGGAGGTGCTGCCGGCGATGAAGCGCAAGGGGCTGCAGTTGCTTATCAATAACGCGCTGCCTGCCGGCGAGCAACGCTATGGCGACCGTGAAGCGCTGCGGCGCACGCTGGTGCTGCTGATCCAGTATTCCGTCACCACCACGCCGATCGGCAAGATCACCCTCGACGTCTGCCAGGAAGAGTCGGCCAGCGATCGCCTGACCTTCCGCATTCTCGATACCGGCAACGGGGTCTCGGCTAACGAGATCGACAATATGCACTTCCCGTATCTCAATGAGACCCAGAGCGATCTGTACGGCAAAGCGAACGCCCTCACCTTCTGGTTATGTGACCGCATGACGCGCAAGCTGGGCGGGCAGTTGACCATCAAAGCGCGAGAGTCGCTGGGGACTCGCTATAGCCTGCATCTGAAAATGCCGGCCAGCGAAGAGGCGCCAGAGGCGGGAGAACATCTGCTGGATGACGTTATCGTCCTGCTGGATGTGACCTCCAGCGAAGTGCGGCGGATTGTCACCCGCCAGCTGGAGAGCTGGGGGGCGTCCTGCATCACGCCGGACGATCGGGCGACAAGTCAAGCGTTCGATCTGTATTTAACGGATAATCCGTCTAATCTTACTGCTTCGGGCTTGCTTTTAAGCGATGATGAGGTTGGGATACGCAAAATCGGCCCGGGCCAACTGCGGGTCAACTTTAATATTAGCACGGCGATGCAGGAGGCTATCCTGCAGCTTATTGAGCAGCAGCTGGCGGAGGAGGCGGTTCAGCCCGCCACCTCAGGAAACGAGAGTAACGCCGAACTCCATGCCAGCGGCTATTACGCACTGTTTGCCGATACGGTACCGGATGATGTTCAGAGATTGTATACTGAAATCGAAGCGGGCGATTTTGCTGCTCTGGCACAAACCGCCCACCGCCTCAAAGGGGCATTTGCTATGCTTAATCTGATACCCGGCAAACAGTTATGTGAAACGCTTGAGCATCTGATTCGCGAAAAGGATGCGCAAGGCATAGAAAAATATATCAGCGACATTGACGCTTACGTCAAGAGCTTGCTGTAG
- the ompK36 gene encoding porin OmpK36 — protein MKVKVLSLLVPALLVAGAANAAEIYNKDGNKLDLYGKIDGLHYFSDDKSVDGDQTYMRVGVKGETQINDQLTGYGQWEYNVQANNTESSSDQAWTRLAFAGLKFGDAGSFDYGRNYGVVYDVTSWTDVLPEFGGDTYGSDNFLQSRANGVATYRNSDFFGLVDGLNFALQYQGKNGSVSGEGATNNGRGAQKQNGDGFGTSVTYDIFDGISAGFAYSHSKRTDDQNNLVLGNGDNAETYTGGLKYDANNIYLATQYTQTYNATRAGSLGFANKAQNFEVVAQYQFDFGLRPSVAYLQSKGKDLEGYGDQDILKYVDVGATYYFNKNMSTYVDYKINLLDDNSFTRNAGVSTDDVVALGLVYQF, from the coding sequence ATGAAAGTTAAAGTACTGTCCCTCCTGGTACCGGCTCTGCTGGTAGCAGGCGCAGCAAATGCGGCTGAAATTTATAACAAAGACGGCAACAAATTAGACCTGTACGGTAAAATTGACGGTCTGCACTACTTCTCTGACGACAAGAGCGTCGACGGCGACCAGACCTACATGCGTGTAGGCGTAAAAGGCGAAACTCAGATCAACGACCAGCTGACCGGTTACGGCCAGTGGGAATACAACGTTCAGGCGAACAACACTGAAAGCTCCAGCGATCAGGCATGGACTCGTCTGGCATTCGCCGGTCTGAAATTTGGCGACGCGGGCTCTTTCGACTACGGTCGTAACTACGGCGTAGTATACGACGTAACGTCCTGGACCGACGTTCTGCCGGAATTCGGCGGCGACACCTACGGTTCTGACAACTTCCTGCAGTCCCGTGCTAACGGCGTTGCAACCTACCGTAACTCTGACTTCTTCGGTCTGGTTGACGGCCTGAACTTTGCTCTGCAGTACCAGGGTAAAAACGGCAGCGTCAGCGGCGAAGGCGCGACCAACAACGGTCGTGGCGCTCAGAAACAGAACGGTGACGGCTTCGGTACCTCTGTAACTTATGACATCTTTGATGGCATCAGCGCTGGTTTCGCGTACTCTCACTCTAAACGTACCGACGATCAGAACAACCTGGTTCTGGGTAACGGCGACAACGCTGAAACCTACACCGGCGGTCTGAAATACGACGCGAACAACATCTACCTGGCCACTCAGTACACCCAGACCTACAACGCGACCCGCGCTGGTTCTCTGGGCTTTGCTAACAAAGCGCAGAACTTCGAAGTGGTTGCTCAGTACCAGTTCGACTTCGGTCTGCGTCCGTCCGTCGCTTACCTGCAGTCTAAAGGTAAGGATCTGGAAGGCTACGGCGACCAGGACATCCTGAAATATGTTGACGTGGGCGCGACCTACTACTTCAACAAAAACATGTCCACCTATGTTGACTACAAAATCAACCTGCTGGACGACAACAGCTTCACCCGCAACGCCGGTGTTTCTACCGACGACGTGGTTGCCCTGGGCCTGGTTTACCAGTTCTAA